gacagagaggagggcgACCTGGGACCTGTGTATGGTTTCCAGTGGAGGCACTTTGGTGCAgaatacacaaacatgcatgcaggtacagtatgtcaaaGCCACACCCATCAAAGTAACTGGGGCTGAATCGCACAAAGATGATCGATCTCAATGTGTTAAACAATTCCTTTAAACGGCTGATATTTGGCATGCTGCAGATGTACACGCCTAACGGATTACCGGCCTTCAGATCTTTTATTGATCCTTGTCACTGATTCCTTCCTTCAACAGATTACACAGGACAAGGTGTTGACCAGCTGCAGAAAGTCATCGACACCATCAAAAAGAATCCAGAGGACAGGCGCATCATCATGTGCGCTTGGAACGTCAAAGGTGCGGCAGATACTAAAATTCACCTTCATTTCAGACTGGTGTAGAACTCTCTTAAATCTCGTTTTGTTGACGTATGATGAGTAAAATGTAAACCTCTCCCTACACGTGCTTTTTCAGACCTGCCCCAAATGGCTCTGCCCCCCTGCCACGCCCTCTGCCAGTTCAGCGTGTGTGATGGCGAGCTGTCGTGTCAGCTGTACCAGCGCTCAGGCGATATGGGTCTGGGAGTGCCTTTCAATATCGCCAGCTACGCACTTCTTACCTACATGATCGCCCACATCACAGGACTCAAGGTAAGAGCAGTGCCCTCATGTCGAAGCTCGTAGCTCATTGTGGCGGTAGTCTGTTACCTCAGctgtcatgtgtttttgttttccgtCCCTTCAGACTGGCGACTTCGTTCACACCCTGGGTGATGCTCACATCTACGTCAACCACATTGAACCTCTCAAAGTGCAGGTTGgtcagtgaaaacagtttttaatcTCGTTTCCCCACTGGATTTTAAACTTACATCAGCTCGTCTTTCTAAACCCGCAGCTCCAGAGGGAGATCCGCCCCTTCCCCAAGCTGAAGATCCTGAGAAAGGTGGAGAGTATCGATGATTTCCGTGCAGAGGACTTTGAGATTATTGACTACAACCCCCATCCCACCATCAAGATGCAGATGGCAGTGTAACAACCCCAATCTAAAAGGCAATTAGGGATGAATGTGGTGCATAGTGTTTGAGGGAAAAGTTCATTTATCAATTAGTTCAATTATCACATTGTTCTTTATTTATAGTATCGGTTCGACTTTCTCTTTTATTACCAAGatcatacatacatttttaaactttatctaaatcacaatttttttttgtgtgtgtgatttttggtGAACTAAACCTTTTATATCATTTAGTTACAGAAGTTGtgttaccttttctttttttctttttctttttcttactggtgtgaaaaacaaatctacACTTTTCTACAATTTTCTATAGCAGAACTGCTGGTGTTCTTTTAACctggtttattttaaaataaaggatttatttctataaataaaaagttaaatttgttttgcttttgttgtgcATACTTTTCATTGACATGCTTCAGGAAACTAGTAGCAGTTAAATAATGCGCTgcaagtgtaaaaatgaaattatgcagttaaaaaaaaaagaagattccAGCTGGGTTACTGTAACTTAGATGAGTTTTACTAAGCCTTCGTCATTTGTTCATGTGCAGCTTTCCATGCCTCTCCTTCAGGGTACTGGTGTCTCTGCACTGAAGACTCCAGCATCTCACAAGAGTAGCCTGGATCCTGAGAACagcagtgtaaacaaacaaacagtctcGAGCAATAAGTGTGAATGAGTAACGAGAGCAAGTTAACTTTCCCTCTGTCGTACCTTCGGGGGCATGTAGTGGGCGTCCTGAATCACCACGGGATTCACGAAGTGTTCGTGGAGGTGGTCCACGTATTCACACATCCTGGGGAGGAAGTCGTGACGCCGGTGATAATGTGCTACTCAGACACTCAACAGCTCAAACTGGGAacaaaaaaagaccaaaacacaTCCCGCTCTTACCGGTCGCTGAGActtgcagacacacagatgtagTCGAACAGAATCAGATGCTGGACGAGCTCACAGAGGCCGACTCCTCCGGCATGAGGACAAACTGGCACTGAGGGGAAAAAGACATGGTAGCATGTGTAGTGTAATATCCATGTAGTCAGATGTGTtaaaaatataactgaataCACAAGTTAGCAATACAGTTAAAGAGAgtttatacttttacattttgatcTTTCACTTGGTCAAAGAGAaaatcttttatcttttcatgGGTCATTTAAAATTTCAGCTCTTCAGTTTCCTATTACCATGTGTTTAACCATTTATCTAcacactgctttgttttttgtttgtttgaactcTTACCCTTGAATTTGTGGGCCATCAGCAGCACAGCCAGGTTTTCATTGACGCTGCCCAGCCGACAGCTGTCTATTTGGACAAACTGCAGCGCAGAGGCCTGGAGGAACTGCTTAAACATCACCCTGTTAGCACACTGGAgaggaaacagtcagccaaccagacatttcattacatcatgtc
This DNA window, taken from Seriola aureovittata isolate HTS-2021-v1 ecotype China chromosome 20, ASM2101889v1, whole genome shotgun sequence, encodes the following:
- the tyms gene encoding thymidylate synthase, producing MPATSDIHTGPIHAQDDGKKTEVSPAAEKKHFGVFCDEWGYLAQIEYIMQHGCRKGDRTGTGVISVFGAQARYSLRDQFPLLTTKRVFWKGILEELLWFIKGSTNAKELSEKGVKIWEANGSREFLDNLGFTDREEGDLGPVYGFQWRHFGAEYTNMHADYTGQGVDQLQKVIDTIKKNPEDRRIIMCAWNVKDLPQMALPPCHALCQFSVCDGELSCQLYQRSGDMGLGVPFNIASYALLTYMIAHITGLKTGDFVHTLGDAHIYVNHIEPLKVQLQREIRPFPKLKILRKVESIDDFRAEDFEIIDYNPHPTIKMQMAV
- the enosf1 gene encoding mitochondrial enolase superfamily member 1 isoform X3, which translates into the protein MLKEGYPAYTTSCAWLGYPDQQLKQLCTDALEGGWTKFKVKVGADLEDDIRRCRLIRQMIGPNNTLMIDANQRWDVDEAISWVSRLSEFKPLWIEEPTSPDDILGHAAISKALAPLGIGVATGEQCANRVMFKQFLQASALQFVQIDSCRLGSVNENLAVLLMAHKFKVPVCPHAGGVGLCELVQHLILFDYICVSASLSDRMCEYVDHLHEHFVNPVVIQDAHYMPPKDPGYSCEMLESSVQRHQYPEGEAWKAAHEQMTKA